From Desulfurella amilsii, the proteins below share one genomic window:
- a CDS encoding amidohydrolase family protein, with product MEMLYAKWLFNGKEILKGLGCVSHNNMVVDLLPIKLAKKTYPEAVVKDYGEGVLFSGFVNAHTHLDLSNVSIEPYLGFVKWLKTMIETKVQANETQTDEAIKKALDSLIKSGVCAVADISNTLKSCNYLKKIPKAIVFFENYSLRKKQAQEKIAYIENNIENIRQTYKMKIDVTAHSVYSTHRDLLGYTMLKNNPKFGSDLFSFHFLESEFENPFVNSRGDLFEMLQEKGLIDNQLHFSSAIEYIKSLGDIKKGLFVHCVHIKPDEIEYLKSIDASIVIAPRSNYYISKSLPNLELLKNSGINVAIGTDSLASNWDLNIINELKFLYKHYSHIDPAYFFGIATTGGYTALNLHIGFKKGFYAYPFFMETTTNNALEEILQ from the coding sequence ATGGAAATGCTTTATGCAAAGTGGTTATTCAATGGTAAAGAAATATTAAAAGGGTTGGGCTGTGTAAGCCACAACAATATGGTAGTTGACTTGTTACCAATTAAGCTTGCAAAAAAAACTTACCCTGAAGCAGTAGTAAAAGATTATGGAGAGGGTGTTTTATTTAGCGGTTTTGTTAATGCCCATACGCACCTTGATTTATCCAATGTAAGTATTGAGCCATACTTAGGCTTTGTAAAATGGCTAAAAACGATGATAGAAACTAAAGTTCAAGCCAACGAAACTCAAACGGATGAAGCCATAAAAAAAGCACTTGACAGCTTAATTAAAAGCGGCGTTTGCGCAGTTGCAGATATTAGCAATACGCTTAAAAGCTGTAATTATCTTAAAAAAATACCAAAAGCTATTGTTTTTTTTGAAAACTATTCTTTAAGAAAAAAACAAGCGCAAGAAAAAATAGCCTATATTGAAAATAACATTGAAAACATAAGACAAACATACAAAATGAAAATTGATGTTACAGCACATTCTGTGTATTCAACACATAGAGATTTATTGGGGTATACAATGCTAAAGAACAACCCAAAGTTTGGCAGTGATTTATTTAGCTTTCATTTTTTAGAAAGTGAATTTGAAAATCCGTTTGTTAACTCTAGAGGCGATTTATTTGAAATGCTACAAGAAAAAGGTTTAATAGACAATCAGCTTCATTTTTCAAGCGCAATCGAGTACATAAAAAGCTTGGGAGATATAAAAAAAGGCTTATTTGTTCACTGTGTTCATATTAAGCCAGATGAAATTGAATATTTAAAAAGCATAGATGCTAGTATTGTAATAGCTCCGCGCAGTAACTATTACATAAGTAAATCCTTGCCAAATTTAGAACTGTTGAAAAATAGCGGCATAAATGTTGCAATTGGCACAGATTCGCTTGCAAGCAATTGGGATCTAAATATTATTAATGAATTAAAATTTTTATACAAACACTACAGTCATATTGATCCTGCTTATTTTTTTGGGATAGCAACCACAGGGGGTTATACAGCACTCAACCTCCACATTGGTTTTAAAAAAGGTTTTTATGCTTATCCGTTCTTTATGGAAACAACTACAAACAATGCCCTTGAAGAAATTTTGCAATAA
- the carB gene encoding carbamoyl-phosphate synthase large subunit has translation MSKDNSIKKVLIIGSGPIVIGQACEFDYSGTQSCRALSKEGIEVILVNSNPATIMTDPQLANKTYIEPISVEFIEKIIAKERPTHLLPTLGGQTALNTAMGLYEAGVLDKYNVKLIGANIESIKKAEDRELFKESMRKIGLKTPKSTVVRSLEEANIAVSEIGFPAIIRPSFTLGGTGAGIAYNKEEFESVVKWGLGQSPIREILVEQSVIGWKEFELEVMRDKADNVVIICSIENFDPMGVHTGDSITVAPAQTLTDKEYQLLRDAGIAIIREIGVETGGSNIQFCVNPQNGEFYVIEMNPRVSRSSALASKATGFPIAKIATLLSIGYTLDEISNDITKKTPASFEPTLDYVVTKIPRFTFEKFNTKDEIGMQMKSVGEVMAIGRTFKESLQKAIRSLEMDHYGLEDVEENDISKIIDKIVHPNSKRLFYIAKAMRMGMSVDEIYKYSFIDKWFLANIKQILDMENQIKLIGVNIENIRKIKQYGFSDKYLAKLTGKKEEDIRSFARNLNVKNVYKMVDTCAAEFESYTSYLYSTYEHENESKKSNSKKVVILGSGPNRIGQGIEFDYTCVHASLTLKEEGYESIMINCNPETVSTDYDISDKLYFEPLTFEDVMNVIENEDPEGVILQFGGQTPLKLAKDLQKNNVKILGTDSSSIDLAEDRELFKQLIDQLGLRQPNSATATTIEQAINIANNIGYPVLVRPSYVLGGRAMTIVYDQSHMEKYSKEAIKVSGEHPILIDKFLEDAIEIDVDALSDGTDTVICGIMEHIEAAGVHSGDSACSLPPRTLSKQMIDELTNQTIIISKELNIKGFINIQFAIKDKSIYILEVNPRASRTIPFVSKATGIAWPKIATKVLLGRKLKELNVREVVPQYYAVKEVVLPFAKFPDVDVVLGPEMKSTGEVMGIDKDFSLAYYKAFYASGSVLPVKGNVFLSLADKDKSYVGEIAQKLINLGFKVFATQRTYNMIKNLHNVFYVKKVSEGRPNILDLIINDEINFVINTPSGKVSFSDSFHIRRLSLLKNIPYCTTVWGTLASIEAITAKINSQTIDVKAIQDYYKEPNNG, from the coding sequence ATGTCAAAAGACAACTCTATAAAAAAGGTTCTTATTATAGGCTCTGGTCCGATAGTAATTGGTCAGGCATGTGAATTTGATTATTCTGGCACTCAAAGTTGTAGGGCTTTATCAAAAGAAGGGATTGAGGTTATTTTAGTTAATTCTAACCCGGCCACAATTATGACAGATCCACAACTTGCAAATAAAACCTATATCGAACCAATAAGCGTAGAGTTTATTGAAAAAATAATTGCAAAAGAAAGGCCAACGCATTTATTGCCAACATTGGGCGGTCAAACGGCTTTAAATACTGCCATGGGTCTTTATGAAGCTGGTGTGCTTGATAAATACAATGTCAAGCTCATAGGTGCAAATATAGAATCTATCAAAAAAGCTGAAGATAGAGAACTATTTAAAGAATCTATGCGCAAAATAGGCCTTAAAACGCCAAAATCCACAGTTGTTAGAAGCCTTGAAGAGGCAAATATTGCTGTAAGCGAGATTGGTTTTCCTGCAATTATTAGACCTTCTTTTACACTAGGAGGTACTGGTGCTGGTATTGCCTACAATAAAGAAGAGTTTGAATCTGTGGTAAAATGGGGTTTAGGTCAGAGTCCAATTAGAGAAATATTAGTCGAACAATCTGTAATTGGCTGGAAAGAATTCGAGTTGGAAGTAATGCGAGATAAAGCGGATAATGTTGTGATTATTTGCTCAATAGAAAATTTTGATCCAATGGGCGTTCATACTGGTGATTCAATTACAGTTGCACCAGCGCAAACCCTTACAGACAAAGAATACCAATTGTTAAGGGATGCAGGTATTGCAATAATTAGAGAAATTGGTGTAGAAACAGGTGGATCCAATATACAATTCTGTGTTAACCCACAAAACGGAGAATTTTATGTAATAGAAATGAACCCAAGAGTATCTCGCTCAAGCGCTTTGGCAAGTAAAGCTACGGGTTTCCCCATAGCTAAAATTGCAACGCTTTTAAGTATTGGTTATACTTTAGACGAAATATCCAACGACATAACAAAAAAAACCCCTGCAAGTTTTGAACCAACGCTTGACTATGTTGTTACCAAAATACCACGCTTTACATTTGAAAAATTTAATACAAAAGATGAAATTGGTATGCAAATGAAAAGCGTGGGCGAGGTTATGGCAATTGGGCGTACATTTAAAGAATCTTTACAAAAAGCCATCCGCTCCTTAGAAATGGATCATTATGGCCTTGAAGATGTAGAAGAAAATGATATATCAAAAATTATTGATAAAATTGTGCACCCAAACAGCAAGAGACTCTTTTATATTGCAAAGGCTATGAGAATGGGAATGTCTGTAGATGAAATATATAAATATTCATTTATTGACAAATGGTTTTTAGCTAATATAAAGCAAATACTGGACATGGAAAACCAAATAAAATTAATTGGTGTTAATATAGAAAATATCAGAAAAATAAAACAATATGGTTTTTCTGATAAATATCTTGCTAAACTTACAGGTAAAAAAGAAGAGGACATAAGGTCTTTTGCAAGAAACCTTAATGTTAAAAATGTTTACAAAATGGTTGATACGTGCGCTGCTGAGTTTGAATCCTACACTTCATATTTATATTCAACCTACGAACATGAAAATGAGTCAAAGAAATCTAACTCCAAAAAAGTCGTAATCTTAGGCAGTGGCCCAAATAGAATTGGTCAAGGTATAGAGTTTGATTACACATGCGTGCATGCAAGCCTCACATTAAAAGAAGAAGGTTATGAATCTATAATGATAAATTGCAACCCAGAAACTGTGTCTACCGATTATGATATTTCTGACAAACTTTATTTTGAACCTTTAACATTTGAAGATGTTATGAACGTTATAGAAAATGAAGATCCAGAAGGCGTTATTTTACAATTTGGAGGGCAAACACCACTAAAGCTTGCAAAAGATTTGCAAAAAAATAATGTTAAAATATTAGGTACAGACTCATCAAGTATAGATTTAGCTGAGGATAGAGAGTTATTTAAACAACTAATTGACCAGTTAGGCTTAAGACAGCCAAATAGTGCAACAGCTACAACAATCGAACAAGCAATAAACATAGCAAACAATATTGGCTATCCTGTGCTTGTTAGACCTTCTTATGTGTTGGGCGGAAGAGCTATGACGATAGTCTACGATCAATCGCATATGGAAAAATATTCGAAAGAAGCCATAAAGGTCTCTGGAGAGCATCCTATATTAATAGATAAGTTTTTGGAAGATGCAATAGAAATTGATGTTGATGCACTATCAGACGGTACTGATACGGTTATTTGTGGTATAATGGAACACATAGAGGCAGCTGGCGTGCACTCTGGAGATTCTGCTTGTTCTCTGCCGCCAAGAACATTGAGTAAGCAAATGATTGATGAGCTAACAAACCAAACAATAATTATATCAAAAGAATTGAATATTAAAGGTTTTATAAATATTCAATTTGCAATCAAAGATAAAAGCATCTATATTCTTGAGGTTAACCCCAGAGCATCCAGGACAATACCGTTTGTTAGCAAAGCCACAGGAATTGCTTGGCCAAAAATTGCCACAAAAGTATTGCTTGGACGAAAGCTTAAAGAGCTTAATGTTAGAGAAGTAGTTCCACAATATTATGCTGTTAAGGAAGTTGTTTTGCCATTTGCTAAGTTTCCAGATGTAGATGTTGTGTTAGGTCCAGAGATGAAATCAACGGGTGAGGTTATGGGTATAGATAAGGATTTCTCACTTGCATACTATAAAGCTTTTTATGCAAGTGGTTCGGTTTTACCCGTAAAAGGTAATGTATTTTTGTCTCTTGCTGATAAAGATAAATCCTATGTGGGTGAGATTGCCCAAAAATTGATCAATTTAGGTTTCAAAGTTTTTGCTACTCAAAGGACTTACAACATGATCAAAAATTTGCACAATGTTTTTTATGTAAAAAAAGTTAGTGAGGGCAGGCCAAATATACTTGATTTGATAATAAACGATGAAATAAACTTTGTCATCAACACGCCATCTGGTAAAGTATCTTTTAGCGACTCATTTCATATAAGGAGGTTATCGCTTTTGAAAAATATACCATACTGCACAACTGTTTGGGGAACTTTGGCAAGCATAGAAGCCATAACGGCAAAAATTAATTCACAAACTATAGATGTAAAAGCAATACAAGATTACTATAAGGAGCCTAATAATGGGTGA
- the greA gene encoding transcription elongation factor GreA translates to MGDKAFFTPKGYNKLIDELERLQKIERPKIIKEIEEARAKGDLSENAEYHAAKEKQVFIEKRISEISNKINKACIIDPNSVSKDKISFGCKVKLLNTDTDEEVEYMIVGEDEANPNDGKISVNSPIALALLSKEVGDVVSVKVPAGIKNFEIEDIS, encoded by the coding sequence ATGGGTGATAAAGCTTTTTTTACGCCAAAAGGATACAATAAGCTCATTGACGAATTAGAAAGATTGCAAAAAATCGAAAGACCGAAAATTATAAAAGAAATAGAAGAAGCTCGTGCAAAGGGTGACTTGAGTGAAAATGCTGAGTATCATGCTGCAAAGGAAAAACAAGTATTCATAGAAAAGCGCATTTCTGAAATCTCAAATAAAATTAATAAAGCTTGTATAATAGACCCAAATAGTGTTTCAAAAGATAAAATAAGCTTTGGATGTAAGGTAAAATTGCTCAATACAGACACAGATGAAGAAGTTGAATACATGATTGTAGGCGAAGACGAAGCAAACCCAAATGATGGCAAAATATCCGTAAATAGCCCTATTGCGCTTGCACTTTTGAGCAAAGAGGTTGGTGATGTGGTAAGCGTTAAGGTGCCAGCAGGTATTAAAAACTTTGAGATAGAGGATATCTCTTAA
- a CDS encoding dihydroorotate dehydrogenase electron transfer subunit, giving the protein MKTIVLNNDQVAKDTYYLQLQVPEGFKYEPGQFLMLKINKLNEPLLRRPFSIAKVDETIDIYYKVIGLGTNILKSYKKGDLIDFTGPFGNGFDLRNKRIVLCGGGIGVAPLIGLKYFLDSKNITSHCFFGFNSKEDCFVDFGEIATLDGSLGKKGSVVDLLEDLDNSFHVYACGPKGMLKALCELADRKGFSMDISLESNMACGFGVCLGCSINTINGYKQVCKDGPAFNYTEIIW; this is encoded by the coding sequence ATGAAAACAATCGTTTTAAACAATGATCAAGTTGCAAAAGATACTTACTATCTACAACTGCAAGTACCCGAAGGATTTAAGTATGAACCGGGCCAATTTTTAATGCTAAAAATAAACAAGCTTAACGAACCATTGCTTAGAAGACCGTTCAGTATAGCAAAAGTAGATGAAACAATAGATATTTACTATAAAGTTATAGGTCTTGGAACAAACATTTTAAAATCGTATAAAAAGGGTGATTTAATTGATTTTACTGGTCCTTTTGGTAATGGGTTTGATTTAAGAAACAAGCGTATTGTGTTGTGTGGAGGCGGTATTGGTGTTGCGCCGCTTATTGGTTTAAAGTATTTTTTAGATTCAAAAAATATTACATCACATTGCTTTTTTGGTTTTAACTCAAAAGAAGACTGTTTTGTTGATTTTGGAGAAATTGCAACGCTGGATGGCTCTTTAGGGAAAAAGGGCAGTGTGGTTGATTTGTTGGAAGATTTAGACAATTCATTCCATGTTTATGCTTGCGGTCCAAAAGGCATGTTGAAGGCATTGTGTGAGCTTGCAGATAGAAAAGGTTTTAGTATGGATATATCGCTTGAGTCTAACATGGCTTGTGGCTTTGGTGTGTGCTTGGGATGCAGTATTAACACTATTAATGGTTACAAACAGGTTTGCAAAGATGGCCCAGCGTTTAACTATACGGAGATTATATGGTAA
- a CDS encoding dihydroorotate dehydrogenase gives MVNLEVKLSNLRFKNPVLVASGTFGWGIEYNRFFDIGLLGGVIVKGLSLNPRQGNPPPRIVETPCGMLNSIGLQNIGLEKFVSEVLPQFDSIRTNLIVNIYGSEIGEFVELAGRLNNYKQIAALEINVSCPNVKAGGAAFGKDPEVVFVLISSIKKVCDKTIIVKLTPNVTDIALIAQAAQSAKADAVSLINTLTGMIIDTKTKKPFLGNKFGGLSGPAIYPVGLKMVYETYEKVNIPIIGVGGIYNADVAVQYILAGASMIQIGTANFVEPDISLKIIEGIRRYLEDEEIDDVNKLVGLAHN, from the coding sequence ATGGTAAATTTAGAGGTAAAACTATCAAATTTAAGATTCAAAAACCCCGTATTAGTTGCCTCAGGTACATTTGGTTGGGGTATTGAGTACAATCGTTTTTTTGACATAGGCTTGCTTGGTGGCGTAATTGTTAAAGGCTTAAGTCTAAACCCAAGGCAGGGCAACCCGCCACCGCGTATTGTTGAGACACCATGTGGTATGCTAAATTCTATTGGTTTGCAAAACATAGGCTTAGAAAAATTTGTAAGTGAAGTTTTACCTCAATTTGACAGTATAAGAACAAATTTAATAGTGAATATTTATGGAAGCGAGATTGGAGAATTTGTGGAGCTTGCAGGTAGACTAAATAATTATAAGCAAATCGCCGCTTTGGAAATTAATGTATCATGCCCAAATGTAAAAGCAGGTGGTGCAGCATTTGGTAAAGATCCAGAGGTTGTTTTTGTATTAATTTCTAGTATAAAAAAAGTCTGCGATAAAACTATTATTGTTAAATTAACACCAAATGTTACAGATATTGCACTAATTGCTCAAGCAGCTCAATCTGCAAAAGCTGATGCTGTAAGCTTAATTAACACTCTAACAGGAATGATTATTGACACAAAAACAAAGAAGCCGTTTTTAGGCAATAAATTTGGTGGACTAAGCGGTCCTGCTATTTACCCTGTAGGTTTGAAGATGGTGTATGAAACCTATGAAAAGGTTAATATACCGATAATAGGTGTTGGAGGTATATACAACGCAGACGTTGCAGTTCAATATATACTGGCTGGCGCATCTATGATACAAATTGGCACAGCAAATTTTGTAGAGCCAGATATAAGTTTAAAAATAATTGAAGGAATAAGGAGGTACTTAGAAGATGAAGAAATTGATGATGTTAATAAGCTTGTTGGTCTTGCTCACAACTAG
- a CDS encoding LolA family protein, producing MKKLMMLISLLVLLTTSAFGYTLKDLGISVNNYQFLHFKQIAINAMTKQKIERSGTLTIKKGQYMVFAYNNETIKLKDSKAYDTIGNSTKIYPLEGFNQVLYNLFLGKTNINSIFNIKKVNDYFLLTPKGKTNIAQVELYPNNQKLKEIKITDIYGNIIIFDF from the coding sequence ATGAAGAAATTGATGATGTTAATAAGCTTGTTGGTCTTGCTCACAACTAGCGCATTTGGATATACGCTTAAAGATTTAGGCATATCGGTTAATAACTATCAATTTTTACATTTTAAACAAATTGCCATTAATGCAATGACAAAACAAAAAATTGAAAGAAGCGGTACATTAACGATAAAAAAAGGTCAATACATGGTTTTTGCGTATAATAATGAAACGATAAAGCTTAAAGACTCAAAAGCTTACGATACGATTGGCAATAGCACAAAAATATACCCGCTTGAAGGTTTTAATCAAGTGCTCTATAACCTGTTTTTGGGAAAAACCAACATAAATTCAATTTTCAATATAAAGAAGGTAAACGATTATTTTCTTTTGACTCCTAAAGGAAAAACCAATATAGCTCAAGTAGAGCTATACCCTAACAATCAAAAACTAAAAGAGATTAAAATTACAGACATATACGGCAATATTATTATATTTGATTTTTGA
- a CDS encoding SPL family radical SAM protein, with amino-acid sequence MLLLAFEHLGEAKLFIEHFDAQKRHSVFCADGIVIYVNYGKGGLSLALNIAKLNEQLKPQLCVLFGLAGNLASLKIGEVVVVNKVKLLDSSLDPILNPVEINSIDGFKNVDCLSVLGNYAFDKNLSYLADCIDMEAYFFAKALNELGINGFIIKLISDNNNQFSKEFKFDYSKVVKILELLKQIANNNLTEIFLNTAIANVNVLFNLKKLFEKKRYTFTMRQNVYKKIKINTAKNIKKPFKLKYILCEKPLKGDCDKKINDYVSYFHNLKDKCALIYATKKGEFLRKTPDNYTPANTYGYSIIQSYNCMYDCSYCFLKGYFKTFNPVIFKNIKDYFCAIKKTLKNDKLRPLYFYLGTFSDPVALSIFDASYIKFARFFEELDAILEIRTKSVMIDKLLKEKPFKNTIIAFSLTPQNVIDKFEPYTPSLVRRLNAIKLLDQAGFNIGIRFDPFFVDNADDYKDFINALNEIKHLHSIEIGLLRFSKNEYKVFLTKNPGILSNLVLKDDMYIQSSQKNIKTLVNNLLCNFKDKIYYNMIV; translated from the coding sequence ATGTTGCTTTTGGCATTTGAACATCTTGGCGAAGCTAAATTATTTATAGAGCACTTTGATGCGCAAAAAAGACACAGTGTTTTTTGCGCAGATGGCATTGTAATATATGTTAATTATGGTAAAGGTGGTTTGAGTTTAGCATTAAATATAGCAAAATTGAATGAACAACTCAAACCACAACTATGTGTGCTTTTTGGTCTTGCAGGAAACCTAGCAAGCCTAAAAATAGGTGAAGTTGTAGTAGTTAATAAAGTAAAGCTTTTAGATTCTAGCTTAGACCCCATCTTAAATCCTGTTGAAATAAATTCTATAGATGGATTCAAAAATGTTGATTGTTTAAGTGTTTTAGGTAATTATGCATTCGATAAAAACTTAAGCTATCTTGCTGATTGCATTGATATGGAGGCATATTTTTTTGCAAAAGCTTTAAATGAGTTGGGTATAAATGGCTTTATAATAAAATTAATAAGCGATAATAATAACCAATTTTCAAAAGAATTTAAGTTCGACTACTCAAAAGTTGTTAAAATACTTGAGCTTTTAAAACAGATTGCAAATAACAATTTAACAGAGATATTCCTAAATACTGCCATAGCTAATGTAAATGTACTTTTTAACTTGAAAAAGCTATTTGAAAAAAAACGCTACACATTTACAATGCGTCAGAATGTTTATAAAAAAATTAAAATAAATACGGCAAAAAACATCAAAAAACCCTTTAAACTCAAATACATATTGTGCGAAAAACCGCTAAAAGGCGATTGTGATAAAAAAATAAATGACTATGTAAGTTACTTTCACAATCTAAAAGACAAATGTGCACTAATTTATGCTACAAAGAAAGGTGAATTTTTGAGAAAAACACCTGATAATTATACGCCTGCAAATACATACGGGTACTCTATTATTCAGTCTTATAACTGCATGTATGATTGTTCGTATTGTTTTTTAAAAGGCTATTTTAAAACATTTAACCCCGTTATATTTAAAAATATCAAAGATTATTTTTGCGCTATTAAAAAAACTCTTAAAAATGACAAACTAAGACCATTATACTTTTACTTAGGAACATTTTCAGACCCTGTAGCCCTTAGTATTTTTGATGCAAGTTATATAAAATTTGCAAGGTTTTTTGAAGAACTTGATGCAATTCTAGAAATTAGAACAAAATCAGTTATGATAGATAAATTATTAAAAGAAAAACCTTTTAAAAATACAATAATTGCTTTTTCTCTAACCCCTCAAAATGTTATAGATAAATTTGAACCATATACGCCAAGTCTTGTAAGACGGCTGAATGCTATAAAATTATTGGATCAAGCTGGATTTAATATAGGGATTCGCTTTGATCCTTTTTTTGTTGACAATGCAGATGATTATAAAGATTTTATTAATGCGTTAAATGAAATAAAACACCTACATTCTATTGAGATTGGACTGTTAAGATTTTCAAAAAATGAATATAAAGTCTTTTTAACCAAAAATCCCGGTATATTATCTAATTTAGTTCTTAAAGATGATATGTACATCCAATCAAGCCAAAAAAACATAAAAACGCTTGTTAACAACTTACTTTGCAATTTCAAAGATAAAATATACTACAACATGATTGTTTAA
- a CDS encoding roadblock/LC7 domain-containing protein, with product MKEEDLNAQLAELVRLNPQIEGSALVSSDGLMISSQLPANFDEDRVAAMSAALLTLGERAVDELEKGVPEQVTVKGDKGYIILTSAGSEAVLIVLARSDVKLGLLYLDIKNTSKKLKELMY from the coding sequence ATGAAAGAAGAGGATCTTAACGCACAATTGGCTGAATTAGTTAGACTTAATCCTCAAATTGAGGGTTCAGCTTTAGTTAGCTCAGATGGTTTAATGATAAGCTCCCAATTGCCTGCTAATTTCGATGAAGACAGGGTTGCTGCTATGTCTGCTGCATTGCTAACGTTAGGTGAAAGAGCTGTGGATGAATTAGAAAAAGGCGTGCCAGAGCAGGTTACCGTAAAAGGAGACAAAGGCTATATTATATTGACATCAGCTGGCAGTGAAGCAGTTTTGATTGTTCTTGCTAGATCAGATGTTAAGTTAGGATTGCTTTACTTAGATATTAAAAATACCTCAAAAAAACTCAAAGAATTAATGTATTAA
- a CDS encoding GTP-binding protein translates to MAIYKIIVTGSFNSGKTEFIKCVSEIDPITTDKPVTESGLKEIKNFTTVAIDFGIITIDKDIIIHIYATPGQQRFKFIYDILEKNALAIIVLGDITSEESVSNMYKYYREFMKIKRLPAVFALTKKDLPNSIEDETIKSLLSNKPQEIPLIKISNKNKEEVKQAILLALEQLIEED, encoded by the coding sequence ATGGCAATTTACAAAATTATTGTAACAGGAAGTTTTAATTCAGGTAAAACAGAATTCATAAAATGTGTTAGCGAAATCGATCCTATTACTACAGATAAGCCCGTTACAGAAAGTGGATTAAAAGAAATAAAAAATTTTACCACTGTAGCTATAGATTTTGGAATAATAACTATAGATAAGGATATTATAATACACATTTATGCAACACCCGGTCAACAACGCTTTAAGTTTATTTACGATATTTTGGAAAAAAATGCTCTGGCAATTATAGTACTAGGTGACATAACCAGCGAAGAATCTGTTTCAAACATGTATAAATACTACCGCGAATTTATGAAAATTAAAAGACTGCCAGCTGTATTTGCTCTTACCAAAAAAGACCTACCAAATAGCATAGAAGATGAAACCATAAAGTCATTGCTTTCAAATAAACCGCAAGAAATACCTCTCATTAAAATTTCAAATAAAAATAAAGAGGAAGTAAAGCAAGCTATATTGCTTGCTTTAGAGCAGTTAATTGAAGAAGATTAA